The genomic interval ACGCTCACTCGCGTCTTTTGGCGCAGCATGATAAAATGGTGGAATTAAAATAATGATTACCCTGCAAAGTAAGTTTTCCCGGCCTCCGCAGAGCATTTGCGAGCTTCAAACCTCCAAGGATGGTCGTTATGGCTGGTTTCTCTGCGCCGCGCATGAAGAAAACGACGTGGCTCTCGAAGAAATCATGGCGATGGTAAAACTGGAAATAATGGCAGCCAAAGTGTTGGAAATAGGAAAGATGGAAATCGAATCCTGGCTGAAAACCTTTTTCCACGATTTCCATTGGAAGCTTCATGCCAGCCTGCGCCGCACAGAACTCCGCGAAAAAGGACTCTCCCTCTTTTTTGCCGTGAGCTTTGATCACGACATCTATTTTGTCCAATTCGGCCGTATTTTCTGCGTTCACACCGAAGGGAAAAAGCTGAAAAGCATCGGCAAAAACTGGAAAAACCACCACATTCAACCTCTGCGCGGATTGAATCTTTTAGGTTTGCTGGATGAGGATATCCAGGTCAAACCCCAAAAATTCCGTTTGGACGAAAACGAAATCCTGACAGTTCTTCCGGGCAGAATTGCGGAAAACGTCTGTGGCGGCAATGCCGACGCCTCCAGCCTGAGACCTTTGATTGAATCCTTCCAAAACGCCAGCCCCGCTCTGTGGCTGATTCTCAAACATTCAACCGCTTTGGAAAAACCCCGCAAACGCCGTTTCACAAAGCTGGAAATCAGCACCCTCATCCTGCTTTTGGGCACGGTTGTGGCAATTTTATATATGGCGCTCGGAGGCAGGGGTGTTGTGGAACACGCCTTCATGCGCGTCCGTTTTTGGGTAACCGGAAAGACTCAGCCCAAAACCGCCCAAATTTTCGAAAACATCGGAAAAGCGGTCAATACTCCCGCCCGCTCCATCGAGCTGAATGTGGCTTGGAGTGTGGATTTACCGCAAAAGATTACCGCCGCCCCCGCTTTCAACA from Candidatus Cloacimonadota bacterium carries:
- a CDS encoding PQQ-binding-like beta-propeller repeat protein, giving the protein MITLQSKFSRPPQSICELQTSKDGRYGWFLCAAHEENDVALEEIMAMVKLEIMAAKVLEIGKMEIESWLKTFFHDFHWKLHASLRRTELREKGLSLFFAVSFDHDIYFVQFGRIFCVHTEGKKLKSIGKNWKNHHIQPLRGLNLLGLLDEDIQVKPQKFRLDENEILTVLPGRIAENVCGGNADASSLRPLIESFQNASPALWLILKHSTALEKPRKRRFTKLEISTLILLLGTVVAILYMALGGRGVVEHAFMRVRFWVTGKTQPKTAQIFENIGKAVNTPARSIELNVAWSVDLPQKITAAPAFNKNTVYVASGNTLRAYKSGNNDPLWEANFDAQVTSLLKTVYSLQAGLENGKVLGLDQQGSIIWEKEIQAKMMDSTGLKPIEITQSQDMRLDKSVTLIPQKHGIAVLDNHSGSIMDEFALAKELEFISSYDLQNRCLYLASGNSLIRLDLNITN